In the genome of Streptomyces racemochromogenes, one region contains:
- a CDS encoding ATP-binding protein, whose amino-acid sequence MSGAEQHARASGHARITQIGGDQINYAAGAGPVPRAGLGLPEAPAVLVGRDGPAEELLGLLADGGPTVAVVSGLAGVGKSALAVATAHGAAERGWFGDRVFFLRLRGYAPGGGVSGPDAVREMLRLLGIRDADMPGSPDGRAALYRGLLAESARAGHRVLVVADDAAEVAQVRDLVPAHPGHRLLITSRHRLVHRDFPARVVPLDELAPDPAAELLTRAVLRTWPQDPRPAAEPDALASVAEQCGRLPLALTVAGALLAGDPGLPVTQLAAQLADARTRLSTLDSELDDGVRAAFDLSYGRLPEDQARAFRLLTVNPGPDCATAYAALLTGEEPVDLRRKLAALVRASLLSEEPVGSGRWRMHDLVRLYARERGEECAAEDGREEAVDALLGSLCLDTGKATRVLGVDGAPMAPGPGLPSVAQALDWLSTERAMLVAAVGFAGDEGRPELAGELGRRLIPYLQIYRYRQDAVLVAQGMLTVAEPTGHAEQIGARLYDLGLAYVGADQLDEATGALTRALEIFRQNSLRMGEGKALHTLGTVYMARNRWIEAEGRLWESLKIFRELGIRHAEGTVLASLAEVFERLERLDESIALHRQVVSIMGGLGDRHREAAARNSLADALWLAGQHEDSVAARREALVTQREFGNRRQEAGTLNRLADALRALDRDEEAEARYGEALEIFTETDEPYPQGQILNNLALIHGRTGRWEEARENHERAGAFFAASGHRAEQAAALGGLGFALYALERHAEAADALERAADLHAAVGDTAQETTARGAAAELREQHGGSRRWWQPSD is encoded by the coding sequence GTGAGCGGCGCTGAGCAGCACGCCCGGGCGAGCGGCCATGCCCGGATCACCCAGATCGGCGGCGACCAGATCAACTACGCCGCCGGAGCCGGCCCCGTACCCCGGGCCGGGCTAGGACTGCCCGAGGCGCCGGCCGTGCTGGTCGGGCGGGACGGGCCGGCGGAGGAACTGCTGGGCCTCCTCGCCGACGGCGGGCCCACGGTCGCCGTGGTCTCCGGCCTGGCCGGGGTCGGCAAGAGCGCCCTCGCCGTCGCGACGGCGCACGGGGCGGCGGAACGGGGCTGGTTCGGGGACCGGGTGTTCTTCCTGCGCCTGCGCGGCTACGCCCCCGGCGGCGGGGTGAGCGGTCCCGACGCGGTGCGGGAGATGCTGCGGCTGCTCGGGATCCGGGACGCGGACATGCCGGGGTCCCCGGACGGCCGGGCGGCGCTGTACCGGGGGCTACTGGCGGAATCCGCCCGGGCGGGACACCGGGTGCTGGTCGTCGCCGACGACGCGGCCGAGGTGGCCCAGGTCCGCGACCTCGTACCGGCGCACCCCGGACACCGCCTGCTCATCACCTCCCGGCACCGGCTCGTGCACCGGGACTTCCCCGCACGCGTCGTACCCCTGGACGAGCTGGCGCCCGACCCCGCCGCCGAACTCCTCACCAGGGCGGTACTGCGCACCTGGCCGCAGGACCCCCGCCCGGCGGCGGAACCGGACGCCCTCGCCTCGGTCGCGGAACAGTGCGGGCGGCTGCCGCTGGCCCTCACGGTGGCCGGGGCGCTGCTTGCGGGCGACCCGGGCCTCCCCGTAACGCAACTGGCAGCCCAGCTGGCCGACGCCCGCACCCGGCTGTCCACCCTGGACTCGGAGCTGGACGACGGCGTCCGGGCTGCCTTCGACCTCTCGTACGGGCGCCTCCCGGAGGACCAGGCCCGCGCCTTCCGCCTGCTGACGGTGAACCCGGGCCCGGACTGCGCCACGGCGTACGCGGCACTGCTGACGGGCGAGGAGCCCGTCGACCTCCGCCGGAAGCTCGCGGCTCTCGTACGCGCCTCCCTCCTGTCGGAGGAGCCGGTCGGCTCGGGCCGCTGGCGCATGCACGACCTGGTCAGGCTGTACGCGCGGGAGCGCGGCGAGGAATGCGCGGCCGAGGACGGCCGGGAGGAGGCGGTCGACGCCCTGCTGGGGAGCCTCTGCCTGGATACCGGGAAGGCGACGCGGGTCCTCGGCGTGGACGGCGCCCCGATGGCCCCGGGGCCCGGACTCCCCTCGGTGGCACAGGCGCTGGACTGGCTCAGCACGGAACGGGCCATGCTGGTCGCAGCCGTGGGCTTCGCCGGGGACGAGGGACGGCCGGAACTCGCAGGGGAACTCGGCCGGAGGCTGATCCCCTACCTCCAGATTTACCGGTACCGGCAGGACGCGGTACTGGTGGCGCAGGGAATGCTCACGGTCGCCGAGCCGACGGGGCACGCCGAACAGATCGGTGCGCGTCTGTACGACCTCGGCCTCGCGTACGTCGGCGCCGACCAGCTGGACGAGGCGACGGGGGCCCTGACCCGGGCGCTGGAGATCTTCCGGCAGAACTCCCTGCGGATGGGGGAGGGGAAGGCCCTGCACACGTTGGGCACCGTGTACATGGCGAGGAATCGCTGGATCGAGGCGGAGGGGCGCCTCTGGGAATCCCTGAAGATCTTCCGCGAGCTGGGCATCCGACATGCGGAGGGCACCGTCCTGGCCAGTCTGGCCGAGGTCTTCGAGCGGTTGGAACGGCTGGACGAGTCCATCGCCCTGCACCGCCAGGTCGTCTCGATCATGGGAGGGCTCGGGGACCGCCATCGGGAGGCGGCCGCGAGGAACTCCCTCGCGGACGCGCTGTGGCTGGCCGGACAGCACGAGGACTCCGTGGCCGCCAGACGGGAGGCCCTGGTCACGCAGCGGGAGTTCGGCAACCGCCGACAGGAGGCCGGCACCTTGAACCGCCTCGCCGACGCGTTGCGCGCGCTGGACCGGGACGAGGAGGCCGAGGCGCGGTACGGAGAGGCGCTCGAGATCTTCACGGAAACGGACGAGCCCTACCCGCAAGGGCAGATCCTGAACAACCTCGCACTGATCCATGGGCGCACCGGGCGGTGGGAGGAGGCGCGGGAGAACCACGAGCGGGCCGGCGCCTTCTTCGCGGCCTCCGGGCACCGGGCCGAGCAGGCGGCCGCGCTCGGAGGCCTGGGCTTCGCGCTGTACGCCCTGGAACGCCATGCCGAGGCGGCGGACGCGCTGGAGCGGGCGGCGGACCTCCACGCGGCGGTCGGCGACACCGCCCAGGAGACGACGGCCCGCGGGGCAGCCGCCGAGCTGCGGGAGCAGCACGGCGGCTCCCGCAGGTGGTGGCAGCCGTCCGACTGA
- a CDS encoding type II toxin-antitoxin system Phd/YefM family antitoxin, translated as MPISANEARQRFYPLIRQVNEDHVPIEVTSREHGDVVIMSAEDFRSWQETVYLLRSPRNAQILMESIAELDAGHGQARELIGEDEDEPEAEGSAP; from the coding sequence GTGCCGATCTCGGCCAACGAGGCCCGGCAGCGTTTCTACCCGCTGATCCGGCAGGTCAACGAGGATCACGTGCCCATAGAGGTCACTTCCAGGGAGCACGGCGACGTCGTGATCATGTCCGCCGAGGACTTCCGGTCCTGGCAGGAGACCGTCTACCTGCTGCGCTCGCCGCGCAACGCGCAGATCCTGATGGAGTCCATCGCGGAGCTGGACGCCGGCCACGGCCAGGCCCGGGAGCTGATCGGCGAGGACGAGGACGAGCCCGAAGCCGAGGGGTCCGCCCCTTGA
- a CDS encoding Txe/YoeB family addiction module toxin, with protein sequence MKVVFSGRAWDQYTYWATADPKILKRVNRLIKEIQRTPFEGAGKPEPLKENLSGWWSRRITDEHRLVYRVRDGAVEVAQARYHY encoded by the coding sequence TTGAAGGTCGTCTTCTCGGGACGGGCCTGGGACCAGTACACGTACTGGGCGACGGCCGACCCGAAGATCCTCAAGAGGGTCAACCGCCTGATCAAGGAAATCCAGCGCACGCCGTTCGAGGGCGCGGGAAAACCGGAGCCGCTCAAGGAGAACCTGTCCGGCTGGTGGTCCCGGAGGATCACCGACGAGCACCGGCTCGTGTACCGCGTCAGGGACGGTGCCGTGGAAGTCGCGCAGGCCCGCTACCACTACTGA
- a CDS encoding VOC family protein — protein MNGPYKPGTPCWIDLMVPDQQAAIDFYSDLFGWQGEVGPPETGGYAVCTLKGKPVAGIMKAMNPDGTVPDPLPPTVWTTYLSTDSIDATVKSVTDAGGTVMMGPMDVMDLGRMAVIADPAGAVVGLWQPGTFDGAGIVNEHGALIWNELTTPDLAKASAFYSSILPVTTTESEMEGAEGYVEFKVNDRAVGGMMDMSKMPPGVPPHWQPYFHVDSVDDVQAAAVRAGATVLAPAFDMVAGRMAVLADPQGGAFSIITASMPEDPA, from the coding sequence ATGAACGGCCCCTACAAGCCCGGCACCCCGTGCTGGATCGACCTGATGGTCCCCGACCAGCAGGCCGCGATCGACTTCTACAGCGACCTCTTCGGCTGGCAGGGCGAGGTCGGCCCGCCGGAGACGGGCGGCTACGCCGTCTGCACCCTCAAGGGCAAGCCGGTCGCCGGGATCATGAAGGCGATGAACCCGGACGGCACGGTGCCCGACCCGCTGCCGCCGACGGTGTGGACGACGTACCTGTCCACGGACAGCATCGACGCGACGGTCAAGTCCGTCACGGACGCGGGCGGCACGGTCATGATGGGCCCGATGGACGTCATGGACCTCGGCCGGATGGCCGTGATCGCCGACCCGGCGGGCGCGGTCGTCGGCCTGTGGCAGCCGGGCACGTTCGACGGTGCGGGCATCGTCAACGAGCACGGCGCGCTGATCTGGAACGAGCTCACCACCCCGGACCTGGCGAAGGCGTCGGCGTTCTACTCCTCCATCCTGCCCGTCACGACCACGGAGTCGGAGATGGAAGGCGCCGAGGGGTACGTCGAGTTCAAGGTCAACGACCGCGCGGTCGGCGGGATGATGGACATGAGCAAGATGCCGCCGGGCGTGCCGCCGCACTGGCAGCCGTACTTCCACGTGGACAGCGTGGACGACGTCCAGGCGGCCGCCGTCCGCGCGGGCGCCACCGTCCTGGCCCCGGCGTTCGACATGGTCGCGGGCCGCATGGCGGTCCTGGCCGACCCCCAGGGCGGGGCCTTCTCCATCATCACGGCGTCGATGCCGGAGGACCCGGCCTAG
- a CDS encoding alkaline phosphatase, whose protein sequence is MRRRPLKTLTVLAIAASTAAGTAATANSAPQQSDSRQDIRNVIYLLGDGMGRTHVTAARDRFMGPGGKLTMETLPHTGAVATYAVEKNSAKPALVTDSASSATAWASGVKTYNAAIGVDAYEKKVATLMEQAHAAGFATGNVSTAEVTDATPAAQFSHALLRGCQGPTYSDAACLPKKEDGSYEQAPADKTLVTPIAEQIARNGTADVILGGGLARFEPDDQKALQAQGYQVLGSFGDPKLPAQTAASQKAATKADLDKANGKKVIGLFNRGNLTVEHNKAALPADAPQKQEPTLADMTRKSIQLLNERKQGGSYDRGKSKKGFFLQVEGAQIDKRSHANDASQALDEIKAFDDAVKAAYEFAKKDGHTLVIVTADHECAGFNIIEKGTYTNAEAVAPPSNTDGGNPANNSVPSRSSSGAKDPARSSGIVNGTGSGDAKNFGPATFRTPDDPAGVKDGSPEASLWLTYLSGNHTGADVPIYAYGPNGGAFAASQNNTELYGKMYRSLFGRSPQQH, encoded by the coding sequence ATGCGCCGCAGACCGCTGAAGACGCTCACCGTCCTCGCCATAGCCGCCTCCACGGCCGCCGGAACCGCCGCCACGGCGAACTCCGCGCCCCAGCAGAGCGACTCGCGCCAGGACATCCGGAACGTCATCTACCTGCTCGGTGACGGCATGGGCCGCACCCACGTGACGGCCGCCCGCGACCGGTTCATGGGTCCCGGCGGCAAGCTCACCATGGAGACCCTCCCCCACACGGGCGCGGTCGCCACGTACGCCGTCGAGAAGAACAGCGCGAAGCCCGCCCTGGTCACCGACTCGGCCAGCTCCGCCACCGCCTGGGCCTCCGGCGTGAAGACCTACAACGCGGCCATCGGCGTCGACGCGTACGAGAAGAAGGTCGCCACGCTGATGGAGCAGGCCCACGCGGCCGGCTTCGCCACGGGCAACGTCTCCACCGCCGAGGTCACCGACGCCACCCCGGCCGCCCAGTTCAGCCACGCCCTGCTGCGCGGCTGCCAGGGCCCGACCTACTCCGACGCCGCCTGCCTCCCGAAGAAGGAGGACGGCAGCTACGAGCAGGCCCCGGCCGACAAGACCCTGGTCACGCCGATCGCCGAGCAGATCGCCCGCAACGGCACCGCCGACGTCATCCTCGGCGGCGGCCTGGCCCGCTTCGAGCCGGACGACCAGAAGGCCCTCCAGGCCCAGGGCTACCAGGTCCTCGGCAGCTTCGGAGACCCGAAGCTGCCCGCGCAGACCGCCGCGAGCCAGAAGGCCGCCACCAAGGCCGACCTCGACAAGGCGAACGGCAAGAAGGTCATCGGCCTGTTCAACCGCGGCAACCTGACCGTCGAGCACAACAAGGCGGCCCTCCCGGCGGACGCCCCGCAGAAGCAGGAGCCGACCCTCGCGGACATGACCCGCAAGTCGATCCAGCTGCTGAACGAGCGCAAGCAGGGCGGCTCGTACGACCGCGGCAAGTCGAAGAAGGGCTTCTTCCTCCAGGTCGAGGGCGCCCAGATCGACAAGCGCTCGCACGCGAACGACGCCTCGCAGGCCCTCGACGAGATCAAGGCGTTCGACGACGCGGTCAAGGCCGCGTACGAGTTCGCGAAGAAGGACGGCCACACCCTGGTGATCGTCACGGCGGACCACGAGTGCGCCGGCTTCAACATCATCGAGAAGGGCACGTACACCAACGCCGAGGCCGTCGCGCCCCCGTCCAACACGGACGGCGGCAACCCCGCCAACAACAGCGTCCCCTCGCGTTCCTCCTCGGGCGCCAAGGACCCGGCCCGCTCCAGCGGCATCGTGAACGGCACGGGCTCCGGTGACGCGAAGAACTTCGGCCCGGCCACCTTCCGCACGCCCGACGACCCGGCGGGCGTCAAGGACGGCAGCCCCGAGGCCAGCCTGTGGCTGACCTACCTGTCGGGCAACCACACCGGCGCCGACGTCCCGATCTACGCCTACGGCCCGAACGGCGGCGCGTTCGCCGCGAGCCAGAACAACACCGAGCTGTACGGCAAGATGTACCGCTCGCTGTTCGGCCGCTCCCCGCAGCAGCACTGA
- a CDS encoding DUF6247 family protein has protein sequence MTTATPSLGGSVPPMPEYTPKALRAAIAAHAPALLADFDSAWRRQICDAYDIGPVPAFMARWWGEYALARDPELDRHVAGLEARAAEATDADAARSLLDAASRIRHRLRALEPGE, from the coding sequence ATGACGACCGCGACGCCCTCGCTCGGTGGTTCCGTACCGCCGATGCCCGAGTACACGCCAAAGGCCCTGCGCGCCGCCATAGCGGCCCACGCCCCGGCCCTGCTGGCGGACTTCGACTCCGCCTGGCGGCGGCAGATCTGCGACGCCTACGACATCGGTCCGGTCCCGGCGTTCATGGCCCGCTGGTGGGGCGAGTACGCCCTGGCGCGCGACCCCGAGCTCGACCGGCACGTGGCCGGCCTGGAAGCCCGGGCCGCCGAAGCCACGGACGCCGACGCGGCCCGCAGCCTCCTCGACGCGGCTTCCCGCATCCGCCACAGGCTGCGCGCCCTGGAGCCGGGCGAGTGA
- the argS gene encoding arginine--tRNA ligase has protein sequence MASVPSLASSVEQRVSDALASALPEAGAADPLLRRSDRADFQANGILALAKKAKANPRELAATVLEGLDKGGVIKDVEVSGPGFLNITVSDEAIIKTLAARAADDRLGVALNASAGTTVIDYAQPNVAKEMHVGHLRSAVIGAAMVEILEFTGEKVIRRHHIGDWGTQFGMLIQYLLEHPHELDHKGGDEEASGEEAMSNLNRLYKASRALFDSDEEFKTRARARVVDLQAGDPQTLELWQRFVDESKIYFYSVFDKLDMDIQDPDVVGESGYNDMLVETCKLLEESGVAVRSNGALCVFFDEYKGPDGNPTPLIVQKSDGGFGYAATDLSAIRNRVTDLAATSLIYVVDARQALHFKMVFETARRAGWLNDDVKAVQLAFGTVLGKDGKPFKTREGETVRLVDLLDEAVERAAAVVREKAQDLTEEEIAERGAQVGIGAVKYADLSTSASRDYKFDLDQMVSLTGDTSVYLQYAYARIQSILRKAGEARPAAHPELELTASERALGLHLDGFGALVAEAAQEYAPHKLAAYLYQLASLYTTFYAECPVLKADTPEQVENRLFLCDLTARTLNKGMALLGIRTPEKL, from the coding sequence ATGGCCTCGGTCCCTTCCCTCGCTTCTTCCGTCGAACAGCGCGTCTCGGACGCCCTCGCCTCCGCCCTGCCGGAGGCCGGTGCCGCCGACCCGCTGCTGCGACGTAGCGACCGGGCCGACTTCCAGGCCAACGGCATCCTGGCGCTCGCGAAGAAGGCCAAGGCCAACCCGCGCGAGCTGGCCGCCACCGTCCTGGAGGGGCTGGACAAGGGCGGTGTGATCAAGGACGTCGAGGTCTCCGGCCCCGGCTTCCTCAACATCACCGTCTCCGACGAGGCGATCATCAAGACGCTGGCCGCGCGCGCGGCCGACGACCGGCTGGGCGTGGCGCTCAACGCGTCCGCCGGCACCACGGTGATCGACTACGCGCAGCCGAACGTGGCCAAGGAGATGCACGTCGGCCACCTGCGGTCCGCCGTGATCGGCGCGGCCATGGTGGAGATCCTGGAGTTCACGGGCGAGAAGGTCATCCGCCGCCACCACATCGGCGACTGGGGCACCCAGTTCGGCATGCTCATCCAGTACCTGCTGGAGCACCCGCACGAGCTGGACCACAAGGGCGGGGACGAGGAGGCCTCCGGCGAGGAGGCCATGTCCAACCTCAACCGCCTCTACAAGGCCTCGCGCGCCCTGTTCGACTCCGACGAGGAGTTCAAGACGCGGGCCAGGGCCCGGGTGGTGGACCTCCAGGCGGGCGACCCGCAGACGCTGGAGCTGTGGCAGCGGTTCGTCGACGAGTCGAAGATCTACTTCTACTCGGTCTTCGACAAGCTGGACATGGACATCCAGGACCCCGACGTCGTCGGCGAGTCCGGCTACAACGACATGCTGGTCGAGACGTGCAAGCTGCTGGAGGAGTCGGGCGTCGCCGTCCGCTCCAACGGCGCGCTGTGCGTGTTCTTCGACGAGTACAAGGGCCCGGACGGCAACCCGACCCCGCTGATCGTCCAGAAGTCCGACGGCGGCTTCGGCTACGCCGCGACCGACCTGTCGGCGATCCGCAACCGCGTCACCGACCTGGCGGCCACCAGCCTGATCTACGTGGTGGACGCGCGGCAGGCGCTGCACTTCAAGATGGTCTTCGAGACGGCCCGCCGGGCCGGCTGGCTGAACGACGACGTCAAGGCCGTCCAGCTGGCCTTCGGCACGGTCCTCGGCAAGGACGGCAAGCCGTTCAAGACCCGTGAGGGCGAGACGGTCCGGCTGGTCGACCTGCTGGACGAGGCGGTGGAGCGGGCCGCCGCGGTCGTCCGCGAGAAGGCCCAGGACCTCACGGAGGAGGAGATCGCCGAGCGCGGCGCCCAGGTGGGCATCGGCGCGGTGAAGTACGCGGACCTCTCCACCTCCGCCTCGCGCGACTACAAGTTCGACCTGGACCAGATGGTCTCGCTGACCGGTGACACGTCCGTGTACCTCCAGTACGCGTACGCGCGCATCCAGTCGATCCTGCGCAAGGCGGGCGAGGCCCGGCCGGCCGCCCACCCCGAGCTGGAGCTGACCGCGTCGGAGCGGGCCCTGGGCCTGCACCTGGACGGCTTCGGCGCGCTGGTCGCCGAGGCGGCGCAGGAGTACGCCCCGCACAAGCTGGCGGCGTACCTGTACCAGCTGGCCTCGCTGTACACGACGTTCTACGCCGAGTGCCCGGTGCTCAAGGCCGACACTCCCGAGCAGGTCGAGAACCGCCTGTTCCTGTGCGACCTGACCGCCCGCACCCTGAACAAGGGCATGGCCCTCCTCGGGATCCGGACCCCCGAGAAGCTCTGA